The following coding sequences lie in one Allorhizobium pseudoryzae genomic window:
- a CDS encoding ABC transporter ATP-binding protein translates to MTERSDLLRVDDLAVSFPVMGGEIRAVRGISMRLRPGKVTALVGESGSGKSVLGRSIIGIESEAARVVGSAVFTDPETGEQIDLLKLPRGGRKIRAIRGNRIGMIFQEPMTSFSPMHTVGNQIEESLKIHSVLSPKERRERCEEMLGLVGFTDPARAFDMYPFELSGGMRQRAMIAMALICKPSLLIADEPTTALDVTIQAQILKLLRELQSKLGMAVLLITHDLGVVASMADEVVVVYRGEVMEAGPVEAIFRNPSHAYTQGLMNAVPDFDMARDERLKPLREIRVETAGLLEKCEVMAGASPVLLSVRHVTKSFHSKRGGGFGLAPPPPTLAVNDVSFDILRGETLGLVGESGCGKTTLSKILMRGVTADSGEISYLGEQRPIDVLKAEGDDLETLRKRIQMVFQDPVSSLSPRMTIRNIIAEPLEIHRRGDSRARQDAVNRLVRAIGLPESTLSRYPHSFSGGQRQRIGIARALALSPNLLICDEPVSALDVSIQAQILNLMKDLKRDLGLTYLFISHNLAVVNYMADRVAVMYAGRIVEIAPCDVIMRQPVHPYTKKLLAAVPVPNLDHPLDFAAVGTPSSVAKKEWARQFLAEDAGDLTHADLGGGHLVLARRNVDARELRP, encoded by the coding sequence ATGACTGAACGCTCGGATCTGCTCCGTGTCGATGATCTTGCGGTCTCCTTTCCGGTGATGGGCGGAGAGATTCGCGCCGTGCGGGGCATCAGCATGCGCCTGAGGCCGGGCAAGGTCACGGCGCTGGTGGGCGAATCTGGTTCGGGCAAATCGGTGCTTGGCCGCAGCATCATCGGCATCGAATCCGAAGCGGCCCGGGTGGTCGGCAGCGCCGTGTTCACCGATCCGGAGACGGGCGAGCAGATCGATCTTCTGAAGCTTCCGCGAGGCGGCCGCAAGATCCGCGCCATTCGCGGCAACCGCATCGGCATGATCTTCCAGGAGCCGATGACCTCCTTTTCGCCCATGCATACCGTGGGAAACCAGATCGAAGAAAGCCTGAAGATCCATTCGGTTCTCTCCCCAAAGGAGCGACGGGAACGCTGCGAGGAAATGCTGGGACTCGTCGGCTTTACCGACCCCGCGCGTGCCTTCGACATGTATCCCTTCGAGCTGTCCGGCGGCATGCGCCAGCGTGCGATGATCGCAATGGCGCTGATCTGCAAGCCGTCGCTTCTGATTGCCGACGAGCCGACGACGGCGCTCGACGTCACCATTCAGGCACAGATCCTCAAGCTCCTGCGGGAGTTGCAATCCAAGCTCGGAATGGCCGTGCTGCTGATCACGCACGATCTTGGCGTGGTGGCCAGCATGGCGGACGAGGTGGTCGTCGTCTATCGCGGCGAGGTGATGGAGGCTGGACCGGTGGAGGCGATCTTCCGCAATCCCAGCCACGCCTACACGCAAGGGCTGATGAATGCCGTGCCGGATTTCGATATGGCCCGCGACGAGCGGTTGAAGCCGCTGCGCGAAATCCGCGTCGAGACAGCCGGGCTTCTGGAGAAATGCGAGGTCATGGCCGGCGCATCGCCCGTACTGCTGAGCGTGCGCCATGTGACGAAATCCTTCCACTCCAAACGGGGTGGCGGCTTTGGTCTTGCCCCCCCGCCGCCCACACTTGCGGTCAACGATGTCAGCTTCGATATCCTGCGTGGGGAAACCCTTGGTCTCGTCGGTGAAAGCGGCTGCGGCAAGACGACCCTCAGCAAGATCCTGATGCGTGGCGTGACCGCGGATTCGGGCGAGATTTCCTATCTCGGTGAACAGCGCCCGATCGACGTGCTGAAGGCCGAGGGGGACGATCTCGAGACGCTGCGCAAGCGCATCCAGATGGTGTTCCAGGACCCGGTCTCGTCGCTCTCGCCGCGCATGACGATCCGCAACATCATCGCCGAGCCGCTGGAAATTCATCGCCGTGGCGACAGCCGGGCCCGCCAGGATGCCGTCAACCGACTGGTGCGGGCGATCGGCCTGCCGGAAAGCACGCTTTCGCGGTATCCGCACAGTTTTTCCGGTGGCCAGCGCCAGCGGATCGGCATCGCGAGAGCCCTGGCGCTCAGCCCCAACCTGTTGATCTGCGACGAACCCGTGTCGGCGCTGGATGTGTCGATCCAGGCGCAGATCCTCAACCTGATGAAGGATCTGAAGCGGGATCTGGGGCTGACCTACCTCTTCATTTCGCACAATCTCGCGGTGGTGAACTACATGGCGGATCGGGTGGCGGTGATGTATGCCGGTCGGATCGTCGAGATCGCACCCTGCGACGTGATCATGCGCCAGCCGGTGCATCCCTACACGAAAAAGCTTCTGGCGGCGGTACCGGTGCCAAATCTTGACCATCCACTGGATTTTGCCGCTGTCGGCACGCCAAGTTCGGTGGCGAAAAAGGAATGGGCACGGCAGTTCCTGGCAGAGGACGCCGGCGATCTGACCCATGCCGATCTCGGCGGCGGACACCTGGTGCTGGCGCGTCGCAATGTCGATGCGCGGGAGTTGCGGCCATGA
- a CDS encoding ABC transporter substrate-binding protein translates to MITRRQALALLAGTFLPKQAFSAYLESDYLETMEAGGALPPIGERLPKNPRVVDLAANGKLTGRFGGSIRMLIGGQRDIRYMPVISYARLVGFNERLEFEPDLAESFEVQDERVFTFKLREGHRWSDGTPFTAEDFRFVWEDMFNFKELYKGGIPASLKLHGKGPRFEILDPLTIRYSWDEPNPDFLTDVASASPLRLMMPAAYLRQFHKKYQTKERLDELVARERVKDWVALFQRMSRTVRPENPDLPSLDAWCNRTTPPSGRFVFERNPYYHRVDEKGQQLPYVDRILMDVGSPDLIAAKTGTGESDLQFSNLDFSDYTFLKNAEQRYPLTVDLWKRIQGSRVCMFPNLNCKDEVWRSLWRDVRVRRALSLAINRMEINKAVFFGLAKESANTILPASPLFRPAYRDAWAMFNPAEANRLLDDVGLTERDSYGTRILPDGRPAKVTVESAGENTVEGDVLELIRDYWAEIGIKIFVRVSQRELLRRRLKGGDTIMTVGQGIDNGIPTADMSPKDLAPTSDDHQHWPLWGLHAMSGGSDGHAPDLPEAVQLLDLLKAWQRAPNATERTGLWHQMLALYTDQVFTIGTVNATLQPIVHAEQLRNVPKDGLYGYDPLSYLGVYMPDTFWYDRDA, encoded by the coding sequence ATGATCACACGACGCCAGGCGCTGGCCCTCTTGGCCGGCACCTTCCTTCCGAAACAGGCGTTTTCCGCCTATCTGGAATCCGACTATCTCGAGACGATGGAAGCGGGAGGGGCGCTTCCGCCGATTGGCGAGCGGCTGCCGAAAAACCCACGGGTCGTCGATCTTGCCGCGAACGGCAAGCTGACCGGCCGTTTCGGCGGTTCAATCCGCATGTTGATCGGCGGGCAGCGTGACATCCGCTATATGCCGGTCATCTCCTATGCCCGCCTCGTCGGGTTCAACGAGCGGCTGGAATTCGAGCCGGACCTCGCGGAAAGTTTCGAGGTTCAGGACGAGCGCGTCTTCACCTTCAAGCTGCGCGAGGGGCATCGCTGGTCGGACGGGACGCCGTTCACCGCGGAGGACTTCCGGTTCGTCTGGGAGGACATGTTCAACTTCAAGGAACTCTACAAGGGCGGCATTCCGGCCAGTCTCAAGCTGCACGGCAAGGGCCCGCGCTTTGAGATTCTCGATCCGCTCACCATCCGCTATTCCTGGGACGAGCCCAATCCGGATTTCCTGACCGACGTCGCCTCGGCCTCGCCGCTTCGCCTGATGATGCCGGCGGCCTATCTCCGGCAGTTCCACAAGAAGTACCAGACGAAGGAAAGACTGGACGAACTGGTGGCGCGGGAGCGGGTGAAGGACTGGGTGGCGCTTTTCCAGCGCATGTCGCGCACGGTGCGGCCGGAAAACCCGGATCTGCCGTCACTGGACGCCTGGTGCAACCGCACGACGCCGCCTTCCGGTCGTTTCGTCTTCGAGCGCAATCCCTATTATCACCGGGTCGATGAAAAGGGGCAGCAACTGCCCTATGTCGATCGCATCCTGATGGATGTCGGCTCGCCCGATCTGATCGCGGCAAAGACCGGCACCGGCGAAAGCGATCTGCAGTTCTCCAACCTCGATTTTTCCGACTACACGTTTCTGAAGAATGCCGAGCAGCGCTATCCGCTGACCGTCGATCTGTGGAAGCGTATCCAGGGATCGCGCGTCTGCATGTTCCCCAACCTCAACTGCAAGGATGAGGTCTGGCGCTCTCTCTGGCGGGATGTGCGGGTGAGACGGGCGCTGTCGCTCGCCATCAACCGCATGGAAATCAACAAGGCGGTGTTCTTCGGTCTTGCCAAGGAAAGCGCCAACACTATCCTGCCCGCAAGTCCGCTCTTCCGGCCCGCGTACCGCGATGCCTGGGCGATGTTCAATCCGGCGGAAGCAAACCGTCTTCTGGATGACGTGGGGCTGACCGAACGGGACAGTTACGGCACGCGAATCCTGCCGGATGGCCGCCCGGCGAAGGTGACGGTGGAATCGGCCGGCGAAAACACCGTCGAGGGTGATGTCCTCGAACTCATCCGCGATTACTGGGCCGAGATCGGCATCAAAATCTTCGTGCGGGTGTCGCAGCGCGAACTCCTGCGCCGGCGCCTGAAGGGCGGCGACACGATCATGACCGTCGGCCAGGGTATCGACAACGGCATTCCGACCGCCGACATGTCGCCGAAGGATCTGGCGCCCACCAGCGACGATCATCAGCACTGGCCGCTCTGGGGCCTGCACGCCATGTCCGGCGGAAGCGATGGCCATGCGCCGGATCTGCCGGAAGCGGTGCAGCTTCTCGACCTGCTGAAGGCGTGGCAAAGGGCGCCGAACGCCACCGAACGCACCGGTCTCTGGCACCAGATGCTGGCCCTTTACACCGACCAGGTCTTCACCATCGGCACGGTCAATGCCACGCTTCAGCCGATCGTTCATGCCGAACAGCTGCGCAACGTGCCGAAGGACGGCCTCTACGGCTACGATCCGCTCTCCTATCTCGGCGTCTATATGCCCGACACATTCTGGTACGACCGCGATGCGTGA
- a CDS encoding ABC transporter permease, translated as MREFIRYILWRMLVMIPTLLLISMLIFTIIELPPGDYFESYVEELKAIGEKADMEQIEQLRAQYGFDQPLPIRYLNWVGGMFVGDFGYSFEYRLPVSDVVGDRLWLTILVSTVTIILTWLIAFPIGIYSATHQYSWGDYGLTLLGLIGLAVPNFVLALVLMYLANIWFGTSIGHLMDQRYLNEPMSWDKFKSILEHLWIPVIIIGTAGTAAMVRRVRANLLDELHKQYVMTAKAKGLHPFRRLVKYPLRMSLNFFISDIGSILPAVISGAEITAVVLSLETTGPMLIRALQSQDMYLAGSFLMFLAFLTVIGVLISDIALALLDPRIRLQGGSTK; from the coding sequence ATGCGTGAATTCATCCGTTACATCCTCTGGCGCATGCTGGTGATGATCCCCACGCTGCTGCTGATTTCGATGCTGATCTTCACGATCATCGAATTGCCGCCGGGCGATTATTTCGAAAGCTATGTGGAGGAGCTGAAGGCGATCGGCGAAAAGGCCGACATGGAGCAGATCGAGCAGTTGCGGGCGCAATATGGCTTCGATCAGCCGCTGCCGATCCGCTACCTGAACTGGGTCGGCGGCATGTTTGTCGGCGATTTCGGTTATTCCTTCGAATACCGGCTGCCGGTCTCAGACGTCGTCGGCGACCGGTTGTGGCTGACGATCCTGGTCTCCACCGTCACCATCATCCTCACCTGGCTGATCGCCTTTCCGATCGGCATCTATTCCGCCACCCACCAGTACAGCTGGGGTGATTACGGGCTGACGCTTCTCGGGTTGATCGGCCTTGCCGTGCCCAATTTCGTGCTGGCACTGGTGCTGATGTACCTCGCCAACATCTGGTTCGGCACGTCCATCGGCCATCTGATGGACCAGAGATACCTCAATGAACCGATGAGCTGGGACAAGTTCAAGTCGATCCTGGAGCATTTGTGGATCCCGGTGATCATCATCGGCACCGCGGGAACGGCGGCAATGGTGCGGCGGGTGCGGGCCAATCTTCTGGATGAATTGCACAAGCAGTATGTGATGACGGCGAAGGCGAAGGGCCTTCACCCCTTCCGCCGCCTCGTCAAATATCCGCTGCGCATGTCCTTGAATTTCTTCATCTCCGACATCGGCTCCATCCTGCCGGCGGTCATCTCGGGTGCGGAAATCACGGCGGTCGTGCTGTCGCTCGAAACCACCGGCCCGATGCTGATCCGCGCCCTGCAAAGCCAGGACATGTATCTCGCCGGCTCCTTCCTGATGTTCCTTGCCTTCCTCACCGTGATCGGCGTTCTGATCTCCGACATCGCCCTTGCGCTGCTTGACCCGCGCATCCGTCTGCAGGGAGGAAGCACGAAGTGA
- a CDS encoding ABC transporter permease — MNTRTPETSDTLPHFVRQDPFDPYADDLASSGSLADQASQLKLMWWRFKRHRLALISGIALLIAYLMIAVAEFLAPYKVHTRNMDFIYAPPQSVHLFHDGAFIGPFVYGQAMTLDMQTLRRVYTDDKTDIQKLRFFCSGETYRFWGLFEADLHFVCPAENGHFFLLGTDRLGRDIFSRILYGARISLTIGLLGVMTSFVLGIVIGGLAGYWGGWFDLVVQRIIEVLQSIPTIPLWLALAAIMPVDWSPLFVYLGITFILGLLDWTGLARAVRSKLLALREEDYVLAAQLMGAGSARIIGRHLVPGFMSHLIASATLTIPGMILGETTLSFLGLGLRPPITSWGVLLTEARSVSVLALYPWLLFPVIPVIFVILAFNFLGDGLRDAADPYK, encoded by the coding sequence GTGAACACGCGCACGCCGGAGACATCGGATACGTTGCCGCATTTTGTGCGGCAGGACCCGTTCGATCCCTATGCCGATGACCTGGCGAGTTCCGGTTCGCTCGCGGATCAGGCGTCGCAGCTGAAACTGATGTGGTGGCGCTTCAAGCGGCATCGGCTGGCGCTCATCTCCGGCATCGCGCTGCTGATTGCCTATCTGATGATCGCGGTTGCCGAGTTCCTGGCGCCCTACAAGGTGCATACGCGCAACATGGATTTCATCTATGCACCGCCGCAATCGGTGCATCTCTTCCATGACGGCGCGTTCATCGGCCCCTTCGTCTACGGCCAGGCGATGACGCTCGACATGCAGACGCTCCGGCGCGTCTATACCGACGACAAGACCGACATCCAGAAGCTGCGTTTTTTCTGTTCCGGCGAAACCTACCGGTTCTGGGGACTGTTCGAGGCAGATCTGCACTTCGTCTGTCCCGCGGAAAACGGCCATTTCTTCCTGCTCGGAACGGATCGCCTGGGACGCGACATCTTCTCCCGCATTCTCTATGGCGCGCGGATTTCGCTCACCATCGGCCTGCTCGGCGTGATGACCAGCTTCGTTCTCGGCATTGTGATCGGCGGCCTTGCCGGTTACTGGGGCGGCTGGTTCGACCTCGTCGTTCAGCGCATCATCGAGGTCTTGCAGTCCATTCCGACGATCCCGCTGTGGCTGGCGCTCGCCGCCATCATGCCGGTCGATTGGAGCCCGTTGTTCGTCTATCTCGGCATCACCTTTATCCTGGGGTTGCTGGACTGGACGGGGCTTGCGCGTGCAGTCCGCTCCAAGCTACTGGCGCTGCGCGAAGAGGACTATGTGCTGGCCGCGCAACTGATGGGGGCGGGGAGTGCCCGCATCATCGGGCGCCACCTCGTGCCCGGCTTCATGTCGCACCTGATTGCCAGTGCCACACTCACAATTCCGGGAATGATCCTTGGCGAAACCACCCTCAGCTTCCTAGGTTTGGGCCTGAGGCCGCCGATCACCAGCTGGGGCGTGCTTCTGACGGAGGCCCGATCGGTGAGCGTTCTTGCTCTTTATCCGTGGCTTCTGTTCCCGGTTATACCGGTCATTTTCGTGATCCTCGCCTTCAATTTCCTGGGCGATGGTCTTAGAGATGCCGCCGACCCGTACAAATGA
- a CDS encoding glycosyltransferase family protein produces the protein MPRRNARILMYSHDTFGLGHLRRCRTIAHSLVEDFRGLNVLIISGATIAGAFDYRARVDFVKIPSVIKLRNGEYTSMDQHIDLQETLKMRQSIIRHTAETFEPDIFIIDKEPLGLRGEVEDTLAYLKTRGTTLVLGLRDVMDAPHLLEAEWKRHDVLPKIGNLYDDVWIYGPPDFYDPLTGIDVPASVRNKMNFVGFLQRKSYAEAVEPGSDAGDYILVTTGGGGDGADLVRDVIAAYEADPTLTQKAVIVLGPYMSAEQRAHFREASQRHPYLEILEFDNRLEDRIAGAKAVIAMGGYNTYCEILSFDKPALIVPRTQPREEQLIRATRAQELGLISMLSAEDSADSIRFAAAIKDLLKRDPPSVSAPGLQLEGLPTISRIVEGLLRQKGNPHLYLAQG, from the coding sequence ATGCCGAGACGAAACGCCCGTATTCTGATGTACAGCCATGACACGTTCGGGCTTGGTCATCTGCGCCGCTGTCGCACCATTGCGCATTCGCTCGTCGAGGATTTTCGCGGACTGAATGTATTGATCATCTCCGGTGCGACGATTGCCGGCGCGTTCGACTACCGGGCGCGCGTGGATTTCGTGAAGATCCCGAGCGTCATCAAGTTGCGCAACGGCGAATACACGTCGATGGACCAGCATATCGACCTTCAGGAAACCCTGAAGATGCGTCAGTCGATCATTCGCCACACGGCCGAAACCTTTGAGCCGGATATCTTCATCATCGACAAGGAGCCGCTTGGCCTGCGCGGTGAGGTGGAGGATACCCTTGCCTACCTGAAGACCCGCGGCACGACGCTGGTGCTGGGTCTTCGCGACGTGATGGACGCGCCGCACCTGCTTGAGGCGGAATGGAAACGTCATGATGTGCTGCCGAAGATCGGCAACCTTTATGACGACGTGTGGATCTACGGACCCCCGGATTTCTACGATCCGCTGACCGGCATCGATGTGCCGGCGAGCGTGCGCAACAAAATGAATTTCGTCGGGTTCCTGCAGCGGAAATCCTATGCCGAAGCGGTGGAGCCGGGGTCGGATGCGGGTGATTACATCCTCGTGACCACCGGCGGCGGTGGCGATGGCGCAGACTTGGTGCGCGACGTGATTGCCGCCTACGAGGCCGACCCGACGCTGACGCAGAAAGCGGTGATCGTGCTGGGTCCGTACATGTCGGCGGAGCAGCGTGCCCATTTCCGGGAGGCATCCCAGCGCCACCCGTATCTGGAAATCCTCGAATTCGACAACCGCCTCGAAGATCGTATCGCCGGCGCCAAGGCGGTGATCGCCATGGGCGGCTATAACACCTATTGCGAGATCCTGTCCTTCGACAAACCGGCGCTCATTGTGCCGCGCACGCAGCCGCGCGAGGAGCAGTTGATCCGCGCGACCCGGGCACAGGAACTCGGCCTGATCAGCATGCTGTCTGCCGAGGATTCCGCCGACAGCATCCGTTTTGCCGCCGCGATCAAGGATTTGTTGAAGCGAGATCCTCCCTCCGTCAGCGCGCCCGGACTGCAGCTGGAAGGCCTGCCGACGATTTCCCGGATCGTCGAAGGGTTGTTGCGGCAAAAGGGAAACCCGCATCTCTATCTGGCGCAAGGCTAG
- a CDS encoding glycosyltransferase family 4 protein, with protein sequence MPSMKKIVVLLKGYPRLSETFIAQELLGLERAGFDLELVAMRRPTDKKRHPIHDEIQAPVWYLPEYLHEEPLRVLRALTKVRRMPGFSAALAAFWKDLKRDVSRNRFRRFGQAAVLVAEWPKDAGWLHVHFIHTPASVARYAAMMNGLSWTVSAHAKDIWTSPDWELQEKLADADWAVTCTRVGFDQLTTLSRGRNNVHLSYHGLDLDRFPHFTAERPARDGSDPADPIRIVSVGRAVKKKGYDVLLQALARLPREIAWNFTHIGGGDELPRLKQLAETLGLSGRITWKGALDQKDVLQHYRDSDLFALACRITADGDRDGLPNVMVEAASQGLPVVSTTVSGIVELFTDQENSLLVEPEQPAALAFALEKMIRDPELRRRLATKAEERVRRDFDHQNSIRDLDRLFTASWSRGS encoded by the coding sequence ATGCCCTCCATGAAGAAGATCGTGGTTCTCCTGAAAGGTTATCCGCGCCTTTCGGAGACCTTCATCGCGCAGGAACTGCTCGGCCTGGAACGGGCCGGTTTCGACCTCGAGCTGGTGGCCATGCGCCGGCCGACCGACAAGAAACGCCATCCCATCCACGACGAGATCCAGGCGCCTGTCTGGTACCTGCCCGAATATCTGCATGAGGAACCGCTTAGGGTGCTGAGGGCGCTGACAAAGGTGCGCAGGATGCCCGGCTTTTCGGCGGCGCTGGCCGCATTCTGGAAAGACCTGAAGCGGGATGTCTCCCGCAACCGGTTCCGGCGGTTCGGCCAGGCCGCGGTGCTGGTGGCCGAGTGGCCGAAGGATGCTGGCTGGCTGCACGTGCATTTCATCCACACCCCCGCCTCCGTCGCAAGATATGCGGCGATGATGAATGGCCTGTCGTGGACCGTGTCGGCGCATGCCAAGGACATCTGGACCTCTCCGGATTGGGAGCTTCAGGAGAAGCTCGCCGATGCCGACTGGGCGGTGACCTGCACCCGCGTCGGGTTCGATCAGCTGACGACACTGTCCCGTGGGCGCAACAACGTGCACCTCAGCTATCATGGGCTTGATCTCGACCGGTTTCCCCATTTTACCGCCGAACGACCGGCGCGTGACGGATCGGACCCAGCCGATCCGATCCGGATCGTGAGCGTCGGACGGGCGGTCAAGAAGAAGGGCTATGACGTTCTCTTGCAGGCGCTGGCCAGACTGCCCAGGGAAATCGCCTGGAATTTCACGCATATCGGCGGCGGTGACGAATTGCCGCGGCTGAAGCAGCTGGCGGAAACGCTGGGCTTGTCCGGGCGCATCACCTGGAAGGGCGCGCTCGACCAGAAGGACGTGCTGCAGCATTACCGCGACAGCGACCTTTTCGCGCTGGCCTGCCGCATCACCGCGGATGGGGATCGGGACGGTCTGCCGAATGTGATGGTCGAGGCCGCAAGCCAGGGGCTTCCCGTCGTCTCGACTACCGTTTCGGGCATCGTGGAACTGTTCACGGATCAGGAGAACAGTCTTCTCGTGGAACCTGAGCAGCCAGCCGCGCTGGCCTTTGCGCTCGAGAAGATGATCCGCGATCCGGAGCTGCGCCGTCGGTTGGCGACAAAGGCCGAAGAACGGGTGCGTCGCGACTTCGACCACCAGAACAGCATTCGCGACCTCGATCGCCTGTTCACGGCAAGCTGGTCGCGCGGGAGCTGA
- a CDS encoding glycosyltransferase family protein, with product MTDTPPMKKRVFFYVQHLLGIGHIVRASRIAEAMQATGLDVTMVTGGKPVDGFPGPSLKHIALPPVIASTAGFSGLADIDGVSVDEAFLTQRRDRLLSAFRDCEPDVVVIEAFPFGRRQMRFELLPLLDAIKAAPRRPLLFSSVRDILQENRKAGRDAETVQLLEDHFDGVLVHGDPQFVRLEETFPLAERIAEKVHYTGLVAPEPPEPAKDRFDLIVSAGGGAVGAALIDAAIQAQALLQDPRSWCLITGPNLPQEDFDRLSRQTPAHVTLVRFRRDFPNLLMNASLSISQAGYNTVGDLLRAHCAAVLVPFASGGETEQTVRAEKLSALGFAEVVPEDGLNGDRLAAAIRNADRMTRRPSVAIAADGARQTAALIRDMLSSRG from the coding sequence ATGACGGATACACCGCCGATGAAAAAACGCGTCTTCTTCTATGTCCAGCATCTGCTGGGCATCGGCCACATCGTGCGCGCAAGCCGCATTGCCGAGGCGATGCAGGCGACCGGCCTGGACGTGACGATGGTGACCGGTGGAAAGCCTGTCGATGGGTTTCCGGGGCCTTCGCTGAAGCACATCGCACTGCCGCCGGTGATTGCCTCCACCGCCGGCTTTTCCGGCCTTGCGGATATCGACGGCGTATCCGTGGATGAAGCCTTCCTCACGCAGCGACGAGACAGGCTTTTGTCCGCCTTCCGCGACTGTGAGCCGGACGTCGTGGTGATCGAGGCCTTTCCATTCGGCCGGCGCCAGATGCGTTTCGAACTCCTGCCATTGCTGGATGCGATCAAGGCCGCGCCACGCCGGCCGCTGCTGTTCAGCAGCGTGCGCGATATCCTCCAGGAAAACCGCAAGGCCGGACGCGACGCGGAAACGGTGCAACTGCTGGAAGACCATTTCGATGGTGTGCTGGTGCATGGCGACCCGCAATTCGTCCGGCTCGAAGAGACATTCCCGCTGGCAGAGCGGATCGCGGAGAAGGTACATTACACCGGTCTTGTGGCACCCGAACCGCCGGAGCCCGCTAAGGATCGCTTCGACTTGATCGTTTCGGCCGGCGGCGGTGCGGTCGGGGCGGCACTCATCGATGCGGCCATCCAGGCGCAGGCTCTGCTGCAGGATCCGCGCAGCTGGTGCCTGATCACCGGGCCAAATCTGCCGCAGGAGGATTTCGATCGCCTGTCCCGCCAGACGCCTGCGCATGTCACCTTGGTGCGCTTCCGGCGCGATTTCCCCAATCTGCTGATGAATGCGAGCTTGTCCATCTCGCAGGCCGGCTACAACACCGTGGGCGACCTCCTGAGGGCGCACTGCGCTGCCGTGCTGGTGCCTTTCGCGTCCGGCGGGGAAACCGAGCAGACGGTGCGGGCGGAAAAACTATCGGCGCTCGGTTTCGCCGAGGTGGTGCCGGAGGATGGCTTGAACGGCGACCGTCTGGCCGCGGCCATTCGCAACGCGGATCGGATGACACGCCGCCCGTCGGTTGCCATTGCCGCCGATGGCGCCCGGCAGACCGCGGCCTTGATCCGAGATATGCTTTCGTCACGCGGGTGA